Proteins from a single region of Takifugu rubripes chromosome 4, fTakRub1.2, whole genome shotgun sequence:
- the washc2c gene encoding WASH complex subunit 2 isoform X2 gives MSGLSEGITNGPSSQKDAQMWERPWTLEEMRQNSANWSLAADSGLFLSLQDFSQRMLSKTHEIEKQLDSLIRDTKATDSRLHSVFNDFLMLSNTQFIENRVYDEEVEENIPKTDGPEKQPEQEKTREQKEAELIPKMQEAVNYGLKVLESAFEHLDIKAGNSDSEDEEVTDKVEAILEPKDLYVDRPLPYLIGSRTFMEQDDVGLGDLSSDEVSVDSDRDSVLESEDGKEVTQSDEDLDQEEEISHNNIKKKSSMVSYDEEDEDSDIFGESDRDDDDDNEDDNTENTRSSSFAKELAARIKGDAAIKAEGDRASLASKKKSKGRKEPKPSKPQADEDDDDMFKPPKMDDNDDDFSPFGGKGGLFSGGRGLFDDDDEGDLFAEAPKPPASEDKNLLNESVKSTAQAAESDKPGKKIPAGGISVFPENNLFIPGNDSDSVGSKENGTPAPPRPHPPGAGFAGGGLFEDDEDDDDFFGGSSTKKSDSAGPAKTKTPIDLFADDDEDGDIFSEKFSAPAQSKKDIAAESGQHPEKKMPAGAISMFGPGTKSLLREGLKKRRPSTSEESEKSEENGPTPSVGKAAVKLPQKPQTRGLFSDDEDTQGFPAIPKSLSKPEPTSQGKTSKAASLLFDDEEEEDLFATAVKSNPKSNQAKASTPQPTKAVSSSLFSDDEDQWMTSKSSAGKPEVNSGGMKPSASAPSSLPSAKSSHSSLFVDADDEDDDDLFSPKQESSQKVAQRVSLLFEDEDDEYNGSLFGIKSAVNKNAAPPAHTSSPVDKSEKIAASWAPEEERPSEHNEPTTKTAKTVPSSPLSESGGSKKKPVGGVSLFGGIDVVGSKQTKLLDEVDDGDGFLGRDSPPLNVKKEDKFTRNTFSLFDDDEEDESDWNEPKFTPSKPNTKTAVKPAEEQPQAKSTGVFQDEELLFSQTQQRDNDPDVDLFATSGKAASSKVSLAKPAAQSLFADEDEEDDLFSSVKPTPPPKVSDKPHKPDSSGSSVDSLPQKLPSSPVKAKESSTRIGKLQASLTINPAALLPGAAPGRPGAVGLLPGTASKSSSGVLSSVFPPVGAQTGSEQGVSFDAPVQVSTLPSAHKTRAKISAQRRPQSRAARQQAAKISAAKENAVLPISQPSGFVLSSEDKSSRAVSTDLPAAPDSSLSKVTPPPLTLTLPGTKNAGIDESSKGSNSTNVLQTSEDDLFASDGLFGSTSAIDAPPTRQTVKTTQAVGDAGQKKDKDSSTFPSIFEDNSVDLFQTSKPRLTNKKAKAASFLEEDEDEDIFRVSNASTPTSTSSKEFKNSSSYSKLDIFQDEVTAVPKVQKKHKKATDANLFDDNVDIFADLTDTVKPKQKSKTKGEPKSIFDDDMDDIFSSSTIKPVTKVSSKAKKTNTAADSSSIFDDPLNAGGGN, from the exons cttttcctctccctccaagACTTCTCCCAGAGAATGCTGTCAAAGACGCACGAGATTGAGAAGCAGTTGGACAGTCTGATCCGTGACACGAAGGCCACAGACAGCCGCTTGCACTCTGTCTTTAATGACTTCCTCATGCTTTCCAACACACAGTTTATAGAAAAT AGAGTGTACGATGAAGAGGTAGAAGAGAACATCCCTAAGACTGATGGGCCAGAGAAGCAGCCTGAGCAG GAAAAGACTCGAGAGCAGAAAGAGGCAGAGCTGATCCCCAAGATGCAGGAAGCTGTGAACTACGGCCTAAAAGTACTGGAATCGGCCTTTGAGCATCTGGATATTAAAGCTGGAAATTCCGATTCAGAGGACGAGGAGGTCACAGACAAAGTGGAAGCCATTCTGGAGCCTAAG GATCTTTACGTGGACAGACCGCTCCCGTACCTGATTGGTTCTCGGACTTTCATGGAACAAGATGACGTCGGACTTGGGGACCTTTCAAGCGACG AAGTGTCCGTGGACAGTGACAGAGACAGCGTTCTTGAGAGTGAAGATGGCAAAGAAGTGACT CAATCAGATGAGGATTTGGACCAAGAGGAAGAAATAAGTCACAATAATATAAAGAAG AAATCCTCTATGGTGAGttatgatgaagaggatgaagactcGGACATATTTGGAGAATCAGACagggatgatgatgacgacaacGAAGACGACAACACAGAA AACACCCGCTCGTCATCTTTTGCCAAGGAACTGGCAGCCCGGATCAAAGGAGACGCCGCCATCAAAGCGGAGGGAGATCGTGCCT CGTTGGCATCTAAGAAGAAAAGTAAAGGCAGGAAAGAGCCAAAGCCTTCGAAGCCGCAGG CTGATGAAGACGACGACGACATGTTCAAGCCTCCGAAGATGGACGACAACGATGACGACTTCTCTCCGTTTGGTGGGAAGGGCGGCCTCTTCAGTGGCGGGAGAGGCCTGTTTGACGACGATGACGAG GGAGATCTCTTCGCTGAGGCGCCAAAGCCGCCAGCGTCCGAGGACAAGAACCTGCTGAATGAAAGCGTGAAAAGCACAGCTCAGGCTGCAG aatcTGACAAACCTGGAAAGAAGATTCCGGCAGGCGGCATTTCAGTTTTCCCAG AAAACAACCTCTTCATTCCAGGGAATGACTCCGATTCAGTGGGGAGCAAAGAAAACGGAACTCCGGCTCCCCCCAGACCGCATCCCCCCGGTGCTGGGTTTGCTGGAGGTGGGCTGTtcgaggatgatgaagatgatgacgactTCTTCGGTGGGAGCAGCACGAAGAAGTCTGACtctg CTGGACCAGCCAAGACCAAGACACCTATTGACCTTTTTGCTgacgatgatgaggatggtgacaTTTTCAGTGAGAAGTTCAGCGCACCAGCTCAGAGCAAGAAAGATATAGCGGCGGAGTCGGGCCAACATCCTGAAAAGAAG ATGCCAGCTGGGGCAATCTCCATGTTTGGTCCTGGGACTAAAAGCTTGCTCCGCGAGGGACTGAAAAAACGTCGCCCGTCCACCAGCGAGGAGTCAGAGAAATCAGAGGAG AATGGTCCCACTCCAAGTGTTGGGAAAGCTGCTGTTAAGCTGCCTCAAAAACCACAGACAAGAGGCCTTTTCTCTGATGATGAAGACACACAG GGATTTCCTGCCATCCCCAAGAGTCTGTCTAAACCAGAACCTACAAGTCAGGGCAAAACCAGCAAGGCAGCTAGCTTATTAtttgatgatgaggaagaagag GATCTTTTTGCAACCGCAGTAAAATCTAATCCAAAAAGTAATCAGGCTAAGGCCTCCACACCACAACCCACCAAGGCTGTGTCCAGTTCCCTCTTCAGCGATGACGAG GACCAGTGGATGACCTCCAAAAGTAGCGCTGGGAAACCAGAGGTCAATTCAGGGGGGATGAAGCCCAGCGCCAGTGCTCCTTCCAGTCTGCCCAGTGCCAAATCATCTCACAGTAGCCTCTttgttgatgctgatgatgaagacgatgacGACCTCTTTTCTCCAAAACAAGAGTCGAG TCAGAAGGTGGCTCAGCGGGTCTCTCTGCTgtttgaggatgaggatgatgaataTAATGGCTCCCTTTTTGGGATTAAGTCTGCTGTCAACAAAaacgctgctcctcctgctcat ACATCTTCCCCGGTCGATAAATCTGAAAAAATTGCAGCTTCTTGGGCTCCTGAAGAGGAGAGGCCTTCAGAACATAACGAGCCGACAACAAAGACCGCCAAGACAGTCCCTTCATCACCTTTGTCTGAGAGTGGTGGAAGTAAAAAGAAACCCGTGGGAGGCGTTAGCCTTTTTGGAGGGATCGACGTGGTCGGCAGCAAGCAGACAAAGCTGTTGGACGAAGTCGACGATGGTGATGGTTTCCTCGGCAGGGACAGCCCACCGCTAAACGTGAAGAAGGAAGACAAATTTACAAGAAACACTTTTAGTCTGTTTGATGACGACGAGGAAGATGAGTCTGATTGGAATGAACCAAAATTTACTCCCAGTAAACCCAACACTAAAACCGCAGTGAAG CCTGCAGAGGAGCAACCACAGGCCAAGAGCACAGGGGTGTTTCAGGACGAGGAGCTCCTGTTCAGTCAGACGCAGCAGAGGGACAACGACCCAGATGTTGACCTCTTTGCCACCTCAGGGAAAGCCGCA AGCTCCAAGGTCAGCCTAGCGAAGCCGGCAGCACAAAGTCTGTTtgcagatgaggatgaggaggacgacCTCTTCAGCTCTGTCAAGCCTACACCTCCTCCG AAAGTATCAGATAAACCCCATAAGCCTGATAGCAGTGGCTCAAGTGTAGATTCTCTAccacag AAACTCCCATCAAGTCCAGTAAAAGCTAAAGAGTCCTCAACGAGGATTGGGAAACTTCAA GCCAGTCTGACGATCAACCCTGCTGCATTGCTCCCTGGGGCCGCCCCCGGACGGCCTGGGGCTGTAGGTTTATTGCCAGGCACAGCCTCTAAATCCTCCTCTGGCGTCTTGAGCTCTGTCTTCCCTCCGGTGGGGGCCCAGACAGGCTCAGAGCAAGGAGTGAGCTTTGATGCTCCAGTCCAAGTCTCAACACTACCGAGTGCCCATAAG ACTCGTGCCAAAATCTCTGCACAGCGTAGACCCCAGTCCAGAGCAGCAAGGCAACAGGCAGCCAAAATATCTGCCGCAAAAGAAAATGCTGTGCTGCCAATTTCTCAACCGTCTGGTTTCGTCTTATCTTCAGAAGATAAATCGAGCCGAGCTGTCTCCACAGATTTGCCTGCTGCCCCAGATTCCTCTCTGTCCAAagtgaccccccctcctcttacTCTGACACTGCCGGGAACTAAAAATGCTGGAATTGACGAGTCCTCTAAAGGCAGCAACAGCACCAATGTGCTGCAGACGTCTGAAGATGACCTTTTTGCCTCCGACGGCCTCTTTGGGTCCACGTCAGCCATAGACGCGCCCCCCACCAGACAGACCGTAAAGACTACACAGGCTGTGGGTGATGCAGGtcagaagaaagacaaagacagcAGCACATTTCCGTCCATTTTTGAGGACAATTCTGTCGACCTTTTCCAAACGTCCAAGCCGAGGCTGACCAATAAGAAGGCCAAGGCCGCTTCCTTTttggaagaggatgaagatgaggacatCTTTCGAGTGAGCAACGCCTCCACCCCCACATCCACGAGCAGTAAAGAATTCAAGAACAGCAGTAGTTATTCAAAGCTGGACATCTTCCAG gacgAAGTAACCGCTGTGCCTAAAGTTCAAAAGAAGCACAAAAAGGCCACGGATGCGAACTTGTTTGATGATAACGTAGACATATTTGCTGACCTGACTGATACTGTCAAACCAAAACAGAAGTCCAAGACAAAGGGGGAGCCCAAGTCAATATTCGATGATGACATGG ATGACATCTTTTCTTCAAGCACAATAAAACCAGTCACAAAGGTTTCCAGCAAAGCAAAGAAAACCAATACAGCAGCAGACTCCAGCAGCATATTTGATGACCCTCTCAATGCTGGTGGTGGGAACTGA
- the washc2c gene encoding WASH complex subunit 2C isoform X4 — MSGLSEGITNGPSSQKDAQMWERPWTLEEMRQNSANWSLAADSGLFLSLQDFSQRMLSKTHEIEKQLDSLIRDTKATDSRLHSVFNDFLMLSNTQFIENRVYDEEVEENIPKTDGPEKQPEQEKTREQKEAELIPKMQEAVNYGLKVLESAFEHLDIKAGNSDSEDEEVTDKVEAILEPKDLYVDRPLPYLIGSRTFMEQDDVGLGDLSSDEVSVDSDRDSVLESEDGKEVTQSDEDLDQEEEISHNNIKKKSSMVSYDEEDEDSDIFGESDRDDDDDNEDDNTENTRSSSFAKELAARIKGDAAIKAEGDRASLASKKKSKGRKEPKPSKPQADEDDDDMFKPPKMDDNDDDFSPFGGKGGLFSGGRGLFDDDDEGDLFAEAPKPPASEDKNLLNESVKSTAQAAESDKPGKKIPAGGISVFPENNLFIPGNDSDSVGSKENGTPAPPRPHPPGAGFAGGGLFEDDEDDDDFFGGSSTKKSDSAGPAKTKTPIDLFADDDEDGDIFSEKFSAPAQSKKDIAAESGQHPEKKMPAGAISMFGPGTKSLLREGLKKRRPSTSEESEKSEENGPTPSVGKAAVKLPQKPQTRGLFSDDEDTQGFPAIPKSLSKPEPTSQGKTSKAASLLFDDEEEEDLFATAVKSNPKSNQAKASTPQPTKAVSSSLFSDDEDQWMTSKSSAGKPEVNSGGMKPSASAPSSLPSAKSSHSSLFVDADDEDDDDLFSPKQESSQKVAQRVSLLFEDEDDEYNGSLFGIKSAVNKNAAPPAHTPAVSSQTSSPVDKSEKIAASWAPEEERPSEHNEPTTKTAKTVPSSPLSESGGSKKKPVGGVSLFGGIDVVGSKQTKLLDEVDDGDGFLGRDSPPLNVKKEDKFTRNTFSLFDDDEEDESDWNEPKFTPSKPNTKTAVKPAEEQPQAKSTGVFQDEELLFSQTQQRDNDPDVDLFATSGKAASSKVSLAKPAAQSLFADEDEEDDLFSSVKPTPPPKVSDKPHKPDSSGSSVDSLPQASLTINPAALLPGAAPGRPGAVGLLPGTASKSSSGVLSSVFPPVGAQTGSEQGVSFDAPVQVSTLPSAHKTRAKISAQRRPQSRAARQQAAKISAAKENAVLPISQPSGFVLSSEDKSSRAVSTDLPAAPDSSLSKVTPPPLTLTLPGTKNAGIDESSKGSNSTNVLQTSEDDLFASDGLFGSTSAIDAPPTRQTVKTTQAVGDAGQKKDKDSSTFPSIFEDNSVDLFQTSKPRLTNKKAKAASFLEEDEDEDIFRVSNASTPTSTSSKEFKNSSSYSKLDIFQDEVTAVPKVQKKHKKATDANLFDDNVDIFADLTDTVKPKQKSKTKGEPKSIFDDDMDDIFSSSTIKPVTKVSSKAKKTNTAADSSSIFDDPLNAGGGN; from the exons cttttcctctccctccaagACTTCTCCCAGAGAATGCTGTCAAAGACGCACGAGATTGAGAAGCAGTTGGACAGTCTGATCCGTGACACGAAGGCCACAGACAGCCGCTTGCACTCTGTCTTTAATGACTTCCTCATGCTTTCCAACACACAGTTTATAGAAAAT AGAGTGTACGATGAAGAGGTAGAAGAGAACATCCCTAAGACTGATGGGCCAGAGAAGCAGCCTGAGCAG GAAAAGACTCGAGAGCAGAAAGAGGCAGAGCTGATCCCCAAGATGCAGGAAGCTGTGAACTACGGCCTAAAAGTACTGGAATCGGCCTTTGAGCATCTGGATATTAAAGCTGGAAATTCCGATTCAGAGGACGAGGAGGTCACAGACAAAGTGGAAGCCATTCTGGAGCCTAAG GATCTTTACGTGGACAGACCGCTCCCGTACCTGATTGGTTCTCGGACTTTCATGGAACAAGATGACGTCGGACTTGGGGACCTTTCAAGCGACG AAGTGTCCGTGGACAGTGACAGAGACAGCGTTCTTGAGAGTGAAGATGGCAAAGAAGTGACT CAATCAGATGAGGATTTGGACCAAGAGGAAGAAATAAGTCACAATAATATAAAGAAG AAATCCTCTATGGTGAGttatgatgaagaggatgaagactcGGACATATTTGGAGAATCAGACagggatgatgatgacgacaacGAAGACGACAACACAGAA AACACCCGCTCGTCATCTTTTGCCAAGGAACTGGCAGCCCGGATCAAAGGAGACGCCGCCATCAAAGCGGAGGGAGATCGTGCCT CGTTGGCATCTAAGAAGAAAAGTAAAGGCAGGAAAGAGCCAAAGCCTTCGAAGCCGCAGG CTGATGAAGACGACGACGACATGTTCAAGCCTCCGAAGATGGACGACAACGATGACGACTTCTCTCCGTTTGGTGGGAAGGGCGGCCTCTTCAGTGGCGGGAGAGGCCTGTTTGACGACGATGACGAG GGAGATCTCTTCGCTGAGGCGCCAAAGCCGCCAGCGTCCGAGGACAAGAACCTGCTGAATGAAAGCGTGAAAAGCACAGCTCAGGCTGCAG aatcTGACAAACCTGGAAAGAAGATTCCGGCAGGCGGCATTTCAGTTTTCCCAG AAAACAACCTCTTCATTCCAGGGAATGACTCCGATTCAGTGGGGAGCAAAGAAAACGGAACTCCGGCTCCCCCCAGACCGCATCCCCCCGGTGCTGGGTTTGCTGGAGGTGGGCTGTtcgaggatgatgaagatgatgacgactTCTTCGGTGGGAGCAGCACGAAGAAGTCTGACtctg CTGGACCAGCCAAGACCAAGACACCTATTGACCTTTTTGCTgacgatgatgaggatggtgacaTTTTCAGTGAGAAGTTCAGCGCACCAGCTCAGAGCAAGAAAGATATAGCGGCGGAGTCGGGCCAACATCCTGAAAAGAAG ATGCCAGCTGGGGCAATCTCCATGTTTGGTCCTGGGACTAAAAGCTTGCTCCGCGAGGGACTGAAAAAACGTCGCCCGTCCACCAGCGAGGAGTCAGAGAAATCAGAGGAG AATGGTCCCACTCCAAGTGTTGGGAAAGCTGCTGTTAAGCTGCCTCAAAAACCACAGACAAGAGGCCTTTTCTCTGATGATGAAGACACACAG GGATTTCCTGCCATCCCCAAGAGTCTGTCTAAACCAGAACCTACAAGTCAGGGCAAAACCAGCAAGGCAGCTAGCTTATTAtttgatgatgaggaagaagag GATCTTTTTGCAACCGCAGTAAAATCTAATCCAAAAAGTAATCAGGCTAAGGCCTCCACACCACAACCCACCAAGGCTGTGTCCAGTTCCCTCTTCAGCGATGACGAG GACCAGTGGATGACCTCCAAAAGTAGCGCTGGGAAACCAGAGGTCAATTCAGGGGGGATGAAGCCCAGCGCCAGTGCTCCTTCCAGTCTGCCCAGTGCCAAATCATCTCACAGTAGCCTCTttgttgatgctgatgatgaagacgatgacGACCTCTTTTCTCCAAAACAAGAGTCGAG TCAGAAGGTGGCTCAGCGGGTCTCTCTGCTgtttgaggatgaggatgatgaataTAATGGCTCCCTTTTTGGGATTAAGTCTGCTGTCAACAAAaacgctgctcctcctgctcat ACCCCTGCTGTGTCTTCTCAGACATCTTCCCCGGTCGATAAATCTGAAAAAATTGCAGCTTCTTGGGCTCCTGAAGAGGAGAGGCCTTCAGAACATAACGAGCCGACAACAAAGACCGCCAAGACAGTCCCTTCATCACCTTTGTCTGAGAGTGGTGGAAGTAAAAAGAAACCCGTGGGAGGCGTTAGCCTTTTTGGAGGGATCGACGTGGTCGGCAGCAAGCAGACAAAGCTGTTGGACGAAGTCGACGATGGTGATGGTTTCCTCGGCAGGGACAGCCCACCGCTAAACGTGAAGAAGGAAGACAAATTTACAAGAAACACTTTTAGTCTGTTTGATGACGACGAGGAAGATGAGTCTGATTGGAATGAACCAAAATTTACTCCCAGTAAACCCAACACTAAAACCGCAGTGAAG CCTGCAGAGGAGCAACCACAGGCCAAGAGCACAGGGGTGTTTCAGGACGAGGAGCTCCTGTTCAGTCAGACGCAGCAGAGGGACAACGACCCAGATGTTGACCTCTTTGCCACCTCAGGGAAAGCCGCA AGCTCCAAGGTCAGCCTAGCGAAGCCGGCAGCACAAAGTCTGTTtgcagatgaggatgaggaggacgacCTCTTCAGCTCTGTCAAGCCTACACCTCCTCCG AAAGTATCAGATAAACCCCATAAGCCTGATAGCAGTGGCTCAAGTGTAGATTCTCTAccacag GCCAGTCTGACGATCAACCCTGCTGCATTGCTCCCTGGGGCCGCCCCCGGACGGCCTGGGGCTGTAGGTTTATTGCCAGGCACAGCCTCTAAATCCTCCTCTGGCGTCTTGAGCTCTGTCTTCCCTCCGGTGGGGGCCCAGACAGGCTCAGAGCAAGGAGTGAGCTTTGATGCTCCAGTCCAAGTCTCAACACTACCGAGTGCCCATAAG ACTCGTGCCAAAATCTCTGCACAGCGTAGACCCCAGTCCAGAGCAGCAAGGCAACAGGCAGCCAAAATATCTGCCGCAAAAGAAAATGCTGTGCTGCCAATTTCTCAACCGTCTGGTTTCGTCTTATCTTCAGAAGATAAATCGAGCCGAGCTGTCTCCACAGATTTGCCTGCTGCCCCAGATTCCTCTCTGTCCAAagtgaccccccctcctcttacTCTGACACTGCCGGGAACTAAAAATGCTGGAATTGACGAGTCCTCTAAAGGCAGCAACAGCACCAATGTGCTGCAGACGTCTGAAGATGACCTTTTTGCCTCCGACGGCCTCTTTGGGTCCACGTCAGCCATAGACGCGCCCCCCACCAGACAGACCGTAAAGACTACACAGGCTGTGGGTGATGCAGGtcagaagaaagacaaagacagcAGCACATTTCCGTCCATTTTTGAGGACAATTCTGTCGACCTTTTCCAAACGTCCAAGCCGAGGCTGACCAATAAGAAGGCCAAGGCCGCTTCCTTTttggaagaggatgaagatgaggacatCTTTCGAGTGAGCAACGCCTCCACCCCCACATCCACGAGCAGTAAAGAATTCAAGAACAGCAGTAGTTATTCAAAGCTGGACATCTTCCAG gacgAAGTAACCGCTGTGCCTAAAGTTCAAAAGAAGCACAAAAAGGCCACGGATGCGAACTTGTTTGATGATAACGTAGACATATTTGCTGACCTGACTGATACTGTCAAACCAAAACAGAAGTCCAAGACAAAGGGGGAGCCCAAGTCAATATTCGATGATGACATGG ATGACATCTTTTCTTCAAGCACAATAAAACCAGTCACAAAGGTTTCCAGCAAAGCAAAGAAAACCAATACAGCAGCAGACTCCAGCAGCATATTTGATGACCCTCTCAATGCTGGTGGTGGGAACTGA